From the Castor canadensis chromosome 9, mCasCan1.hap1v2, whole genome shotgun sequence genome, one window contains:
- the Bmpr1b gene encoding bone morphogenetic protein receptor type-1B isoform X2 — MLLRSSGKLSVGTKKEDGESTAPTPRPKILRCKCHHHCPEDSVNNICSTDGYCFTMIEEDDSGMPVVTSGCLGLEGSDFQCRDTPIPHQRRSIECCTERNECNKDLHPTLPPLKNRDFVDGPIHHKALLISVTVCSLLLVLIILFCYFRYKRQEARPRYSIGLEQDETYIPPGESLRDLIEQSQSSGSGSGLPLLVQRTIAKQIQMVKQIGKGRYGEVWMGKWRGEKVAVKVFFTTEEASWFRETEIYQTVLMRHENILGFIAADIKGTGSWTQLYLITDYHESGSLYDYLKSTTLDTKSMLRLAYSSVSGLCHLHTEIFSTQGKPAIAHRDLKSKNILVKKNGTCCIADLGLAVKFISDTNEVDIPPNTRVGTKRYMAPEVLDESLNRNHFQSYIMADMYSFGLILWEVARRCVSGGIVEEYQLPYHDLVPSDPSYEDMREIVCIKKLRPSFPNRWSSDECLRQMGKLMTECWAHNPASRLTALRVKKTLAKMSESQDIKL, encoded by the exons ATGCTTTTGCGAAGTTCAGGAAAGTTAAGTGTGGGCACCAAAAAAGAGGATGGTGAGAGTACAGCCCCCACCCCTCGTCCCAAGATCTTGCGTTGTAAGTGTCACCACCATTGTCCAGAAGACTCGGTCAACAATATTTGCAG CACAGATGGATATTGTTTCACAATGATAGAAGAAGATGATTCTGGCATGCCTGTGGTCACTTCTGGATGTCTAGGACTGGAAGGATCAGATTTTCAGTGTCGG GACACTCCCATTCCTCATCAAAGAAGATCAATTGAATGCTgcacagaaagaaatgaatgtaATAAAGACCTGCATCCCACACTGCCTCCACTGAAAAACAGAG attttgttgATGGACCTATACACCACAAGGCCTTACTTATATCTGTGACTGTTTGTAGCTTGCTCTTGGtccttattattttattctgttaCTTCAG GTATAAAAGACAAGAAGCCAGACCGCGGTACAGCATTGGGCTAGAGCAGGATGAAACTTACATTCCTCCTGGAGAATCTCTGAGAGACTTAATTGAGCAGTCTCAGAGCTCAGGAAGTGGATCAGGCCTCCCTCTGCTG GTCCAAAGGACTATAGCTAAGCAGATTCAGATGGTGAAACAGATTGGAAAAGGTCGCTATGGGGAAGTTTGGATGGGAAAGTGGCGTGGCGAAAAGGTAGCTGTGAAAGTGTTCTTCACCACGGAGGAAGCCAGCTGGTTCAGAGAGACAGAAATATATCAGACAGTGTTGATGAGGCATGAAAACATTTTGG ggtTCATTGCTGCAGATATCAAAGGAACTGGATCCTGGACCCAGTTATACCTCATCACAGACTATCATGAAAGTGGCTCCCTGTATGACTATCTGAAATCTACCACCCTAGACACTAAATCCATGCTGAGGCTGGCTTACTCTTCTGTCAGTGGCTTATGTCACTTACACACTGAAATCTTTAGTACTCAAGGCAAACCAGCAATTGCCCATCGAGACCTGAAAAGTAAGAACATCTTGGTGAAGAAAAATGGAACTTGCTGTATAGCTGACCTGGGCCTGGCTGTTAAATTTATTAG TGATACAAATGAAGTTGACATCCCACCCAACACTCGAGTTGGCACCAAGCGCTATATGGCTCCGGAAGTGTTAGATGAGAGCTTGAATAGAAATCACTTTCAGTCTTACATCATGGCTGACATGTATAGTTTTGGACTCATCCTTTGGGAGGTTGCTAGGAGATGTGTTTCAGGAG GTATAGTGGAAGAATACCAACTTCCCTATCATGACCTGGTGCCCAGTGACCCCTCGTACGAGGATATGAGAGAAATTGTTTGCATCAAAAAGTTACGCCCCTCGTTCCCCAACCGGTGGAGTAGTGATGAG tGTCTAAGGCAGATGGGGAAACTCATGACAGAGTGTTGGGCTCACAACCCTGCATCAAGACTGACAGCCTTGCGTGTTAAGAAAACACTTGCCAAAATGTCAGAGTCCCAGGACATTAAGCTTTGA
- the Bmpr1b gene encoding bone morphogenetic protein receptor type-1B isoform X1, protein MKFLDNMLLRSSGKLSVGTKKEDGESTAPTPRPKILRCKCHHHCPEDSVNNICSTDGYCFTMIEEDDSGMPVVTSGCLGLEGSDFQCRDTPIPHQRRSIECCTERNECNKDLHPTLPPLKNRDFVDGPIHHKALLISVTVCSLLLVLIILFCYFRYKRQEARPRYSIGLEQDETYIPPGESLRDLIEQSQSSGSGSGLPLLVQRTIAKQIQMVKQIGKGRYGEVWMGKWRGEKVAVKVFFTTEEASWFRETEIYQTVLMRHENILGFIAADIKGTGSWTQLYLITDYHESGSLYDYLKSTTLDTKSMLRLAYSSVSGLCHLHTEIFSTQGKPAIAHRDLKSKNILVKKNGTCCIADLGLAVKFISDTNEVDIPPNTRVGTKRYMAPEVLDESLNRNHFQSYIMADMYSFGLILWEVARRCVSGGIVEEYQLPYHDLVPSDPSYEDMREIVCIKKLRPSFPNRWSSDECLRQMGKLMTECWAHNPASRLTALRVKKTLAKMSESQDIKL, encoded by the exons TGAAGTTCCTCGATAACATGCTTTTGCGAAGTTCAGGAAAGTTAAGTGTGGGCACCAAAAAAGAGGATGGTGAGAGTACAGCCCCCACCCCTCGTCCCAAGATCTTGCGTTGTAAGTGTCACCACCATTGTCCAGAAGACTCGGTCAACAATATTTGCAG CACAGATGGATATTGTTTCACAATGATAGAAGAAGATGATTCTGGCATGCCTGTGGTCACTTCTGGATGTCTAGGACTGGAAGGATCAGATTTTCAGTGTCGG GACACTCCCATTCCTCATCAAAGAAGATCAATTGAATGCTgcacagaaagaaatgaatgtaATAAAGACCTGCATCCCACACTGCCTCCACTGAAAAACAGAG attttgttgATGGACCTATACACCACAAGGCCTTACTTATATCTGTGACTGTTTGTAGCTTGCTCTTGGtccttattattttattctgttaCTTCAG GTATAAAAGACAAGAAGCCAGACCGCGGTACAGCATTGGGCTAGAGCAGGATGAAACTTACATTCCTCCTGGAGAATCTCTGAGAGACTTAATTGAGCAGTCTCAGAGCTCAGGAAGTGGATCAGGCCTCCCTCTGCTG GTCCAAAGGACTATAGCTAAGCAGATTCAGATGGTGAAACAGATTGGAAAAGGTCGCTATGGGGAAGTTTGGATGGGAAAGTGGCGTGGCGAAAAGGTAGCTGTGAAAGTGTTCTTCACCACGGAGGAAGCCAGCTGGTTCAGAGAGACAGAAATATATCAGACAGTGTTGATGAGGCATGAAAACATTTTGG ggtTCATTGCTGCAGATATCAAAGGAACTGGATCCTGGACCCAGTTATACCTCATCACAGACTATCATGAAAGTGGCTCCCTGTATGACTATCTGAAATCTACCACCCTAGACACTAAATCCATGCTGAGGCTGGCTTACTCTTCTGTCAGTGGCTTATGTCACTTACACACTGAAATCTTTAGTACTCAAGGCAAACCAGCAATTGCCCATCGAGACCTGAAAAGTAAGAACATCTTGGTGAAGAAAAATGGAACTTGCTGTATAGCTGACCTGGGCCTGGCTGTTAAATTTATTAG TGATACAAATGAAGTTGACATCCCACCCAACACTCGAGTTGGCACCAAGCGCTATATGGCTCCGGAAGTGTTAGATGAGAGCTTGAATAGAAATCACTTTCAGTCTTACATCATGGCTGACATGTATAGTTTTGGACTCATCCTTTGGGAGGTTGCTAGGAGATGTGTTTCAGGAG GTATAGTGGAAGAATACCAACTTCCCTATCATGACCTGGTGCCCAGTGACCCCTCGTACGAGGATATGAGAGAAATTGTTTGCATCAAAAAGTTACGCCCCTCGTTCCCCAACCGGTGGAGTAGTGATGAG tGTCTAAGGCAGATGGGGAAACTCATGACAGAGTGTTGGGCTCACAACCCTGCATCAAGACTGACAGCCTTGCGTGTTAAGAAAACACTTGCCAAAATGTCAGAGTCCCAGGACATTAAGCTTTGA